The DNA sequence aattgcactactaggtatttacctcaaagatacagatgtagtgaaaagaaggggcacatgcactccaatgtttatagcagcaatacccacaatagccaaactgtggaaggaaccaagatgcccttcaacagatgaatggataaagatgtggtccatatatacaatggaatattactcagccatcagaaacaatgaatacccaccatttgaaTCAACATGAATGGggctagaggggattatgctaagtgaaataagtcaagcagagaaagacaattatcatatggtttcactcatatgtggaacataaggaatagtacggaggaccacaggggaagggagggaaaactgaaggggaagaaatgagagagaaaaccaaccatgagagactctggactggGTACCAAACCGAGGGTTGCAGAACTGAGGTGTGTGGAGGGTTGGGGGTagctgagtgatgggtattaaggagggcatgtgtggtgatgagcactgggtgttatatgcaactaatgaattgttgaacactacatcaaaaactaatgatgtactatatgctggctaataaacataataatataaaataataaaaataaagtatataatttaatgttttttagtaTATAGGCTGGGAAAAAATCAGTAATATCTAATTTTACATCATTGTCACTCTAAAAAGAAACTTCATAACCACTCAGGTCACTTAGGTCACTTCTTATTTCTATCCATCACCATCACCAGTAGTCCTAGTCAaatactaacttttttttttttttttttttttgagtgagaaaGCTTTCGTttgggagcagtggggaggggcaggaggagaaagagagactcttaagaaGACTCCaagctgactgcagagcccaatgagtcttgatcccatgaccttgagatcatgacctgagctgaaatcaagagtcagaggctgaaAAGACTGAGCTAACCAGCCAAACCTACTTTCtttcactatagattagttttctCAGACAGttcatataaaaggaattatgtagtatgttttcttttttaacctgtttctttcatttagcataacgttCTTAGCataagtttcatccatgttatgGCAAGTatcagtatttctttcctttttgttgatgaataaaattccattttatgaatatataagttactcattcatcagttgattgaCATGTAGATTGTTTCACCATttcagctattatgaataatgctgctaataACAGTGGCATACAAgtttgtgtgaatatatatttaatttcccttGGGTAGATGCCTAAGAttagaattgctaggtcattgTTATTATATGATTAATCTTTTGAGGAGctgccacattgttttccaaagtggttgtatgcTATTACGTTACCACCAGCAATTTACGAGAACTCCATTTCTCCACCACCTCACTAAAACTTGTTATTGCCTGTCTTTTTTGATTCTTGACATCCTAGTGTGTGGAAAACAGTATCTCATTATGGCTGAGGTTTGCATTTCCTATTACCTAAGCgtgttaaatatcttttcatgttcttttggccatttgtctatttttgtggaaatatctttattcagatattttgtcaaattttagttggattattgcctttttattattaagttgtaGGACTCCTTTATGGAGACTGAGAACAAGTTTTTTagcagatacatgatttgcaagtattttctcccagtctgtgggtTGGCTTTTCACTTTGGGATGATGTAATTTTCAGtacaaaagtttttcattttggtgaagtCTAAGACAGCTATTCAAAGTCACTATGATGTACTCACTTCcaataatatatttgtatatctcCCACTCATGGGATTGAAATTCTTAATGGCAGTCACTGTTGTGCTTTTTTTCTATGGAAATGATCACTAGAATTAAAAGggatttttttggaggggggctTAGATATTATCAGTAAGGTGTGTTTTGGCAATACAATTCTTTTTCTAagataaattttacatataatcAAATTCAACCTTTTAAGTGTAtgatttgatgagttttgataaatatatatactcacaCAGCCATTAACAAATTCAAGATCTAGAATACTTTCATTAACCCAGAAAGATTTGTCATGCCCCTTTTCAGTTAATTCCCTCCGATGCAACTATTGTCCTGATTTGTATCACTGTGTTTTACTGTTGTCTATTCTTTAACTTCAAGTAAATTGAATCACAGTATTTACTCATAGTGCATGGTCTCTTTTTTCTGGGATTTATCATACTGATGTGTGTATCATTCATCCATTACTTTTCTTAGCTGAAGATTATTCTGTCTCTCCTGCCAACTTGTGCCTTTGAAGTGAGTGTATTTGCCTTTAATATAATGGTTAAATTTTGGGGAATAAGTTCATCTTATTATAGTTTACTATTTTTGTCcactttgttatatatatatatatatatgtatatatatatgtgtgtgtgtgtgtgtgtgtgtgtgtgtgtgtgtgtatactgcTCTATATACTTTTGTTCTAATGGAGTAGATTTTTTGTCTATTattcaattttctcttcttcgtaacatctttttaaataatagattctATTTCTTGAGCAATTTAAGGTTCAGAGGAAAATTGAACAGAAGCTGTGGAGATTTCCTTCATCTCTTCTGATTAACAGATAGGCAGAGGGATGGAATGGAcatttccaaagacatacaaatggccaataggtacatcaaaaggtgctcaacatcactcatcatgcaggaaatgaaaatgaaaatcataatgagatatcaaTTCACCTCCGTTAGAATGACCATTATtgagaagacaagagataagaaatgttggtgaggatgtggaaaaaagggatcCCATGTATACTGTTGATGAGTATGTAAATTGGCACAGTCATTATGGTGAAgaatatagaggttcctcaaaaaatttagaatattattACCATCCATCAATCTTACTGTTGGGTATGAATCCAAAGGATCTGAAATCATGATTGTGTAGTGCTGTCTGAATTCCCAGCTTCATATTTATTGTAGCCAAGGAGTGGATACAACCTCATCCCTAACTGATGAATTAATAGAGAAAATGTGAGGTATAtattattcagattttaaaaagaggaagattcTGCCATTTGTAAGAACATGAATAGAGCTGGAGGACTTGATGTTAAGTGAAACAAGCAGGACATAGAGAAAtattgcatgatctcacttacatgtggaaatgATATAGTTCAATTCACAGAAGCAGAATGGTGATTACCAGGGCTCAGGAACTAGAGGAAAGGGAGAGCTGTTGGCCCAAGAGTGTATGGTTTCAGTTACGTAGAATGattaagttctagagatctaatatATAGCAGGGTCACTATACTTAACAATATCATAACCTATActtaaaattggaaaaagaacagATCTAAATTAAAacttcttacacacacacacacacacacacacaatgataactatatagaaaatatagatGTGTTAGATTGTGGTGATCTTTTCACAGTATATTTATATCAAAAAATCAAGTTGTACAactgaaatatatgtatataatttttgtaCATCAACATGCCAACTTTGGGACACTGGTGCAGTCACTAAGCTTCACAATGTCCCCAAAAGCAAAAAGTAGTGAGAACACTGAAAACatgatattttaatgtatttattttaaaataatacttaactGGAGGAAACTATTGATATTGAAAAGGTTTTCCAGGTAAATAATGGAAAacagcattaaaaatgaaatggaatcttGTCACAGTTACTAAGGATGTGGTATACTTGAATACACTGATatcaatgattttatttatttatttgtttgtttttttatataaattcctgttagttaacatacattgtcATAGAAATTCCCGCTGTACAATTGAGTCATTCAACACATACcacacccagggctcatcccaACACGTGTACTCCTATATCCCCATCATGTATTTAACCCGTTGTCctacccacctgccctctggtaaccatcaggttgttctatagttaagaatctgtttcttgatttgcgccccttctctgtttttccctacactcatttgttttgtttttgttttttaatttactttcttttttccccccttggctgtgaagttgtttttttgtgttttttttttaatgttatgttagtcaccatacagtacatcattagtttttgatgtaatgttccatgattcattgtttgtgtataacacccagtgttccatgcaatacatgcctccttaatacccatcactaggctagcccatcccccctctcccctcctctctaaaaacctcagtttgtttcccagtgtccatagtttctcatggttcatctccccttctgCTTCCCCCACTTCGTTTTTAcattcacatgagtgaaattatatggtatttgtctttctctagctgacttgtttcacttagcataatactctctggctccatccttgtcattgcaaatggtaagatctcatttCTCATTCTTGTTGATGAacaatattctgttatatattgacatatatatatgctatacaTATCTTTATCCAATTCATCAtccgatggacacttgggctgtttccctaatttggctactgtagataatgctgttataaacttTGGGTTGCATATATCTCCTCGAGTTTGTATTTTTGTACTCTCTGAAATCAATGAGTTTTAATAGTTCATGATACAACACAATTCAAAGCACAGCTGCTAATCTGCTCTGCTCACTATGAccatcaaaattcttttttttaaatattttttattatattatgttagtcaccatatagtacatccctggtttttgatgtaaagttcgatgattcattagttgcgtataatacccagtgcaccatgcaatacgttcccATCAAAATTCTATTGGCAATTCTAACATGACAATACACACTAAACCTTTACTAGGAAAACACAGAGCAAGAAAGTGGCTTCCTGCTGCAAAAGTAGGGTCTCTAATTCCATTAACTAGAGACAAGTATAGTGAGTTGCTCTGAATGCCTCTCATACTTTCTCTTATTCCATTGATACAACCCAAATTTAAGGGAAATaataaacacttttttcttttaaaataaattctacctTTCTGTACTTCAATCTCATAAAATATGTTGTGTCTATGGTGTATTGCAAATTCTTATTTAGTCTTGACAACATACATAATTTTACCTCTTTCCTTCTTAGATTTTTAGAAGTGCCTTGTTGTAGCTCCTATTTACCAATCATATAAATTAGCTGAATATCTCCAGGCCTCTgtaataatatgtttaaaaatccCATACATAATGCCTCAGTTATCTTAATAGTCAAaggaaacaacaagaaaaaattacttaagaaataattgcatatatttatatatataacattttggcCTTTGGTTCACTAGAATGGAAACTTTTAAAGATAAACTAATGAtatagtgaaaaaaattttaacacacAAAGTTAGTTCCTTTGCTCTGAATGTGTTCACAAGAAAACAGGATACCTTATTTGAAATATGCTATAGAGATAATTAAAAGTCATAAAGAACAGGCTATTATTTATGGATGCTTACTGTTTGAACAGTTGTGATTGTATAAATATCTTTCTCCTTATTAAACCAGAGTACAGACTGAGATGTGAGGAGTATTTCATAATCAGCCATGTCAGAATTGAGttctcaggaaaggaaagaaccagGCTGGCATTATGAGGGAAGCTACTAGTTTGAAGGCAGAGTACAGAAAAGAGTAAGGAAATTAGGTGTACTATATTTGAGTGTGTTGGGCAAGTCAGGATATACACTATCAAATTTGATATCTGCTCAGAATAAGTAATCAACCAAAGCCTTCAATTCATCTTTTGCTTTCAGAGGTAATTTTGATATGCCATATCATTCTCATGGCATTTTTCACTTCTGCATTCCTCAGCGTGTAGATGAATGGGTTAAGAAAAGGGGTCCCAATAGTATAAAATACAGTCACCATCTTGTCCATGGGGAAAGTGGTTGGGGGgcgtgtatatatgaatatacatggACCAAAGAATAAGATTACTACGATGATGTGAGAAGTGCAAGTAGAGAgagcttttttcctcccttctgcacTGTGGTTTCGCAGGGAATGCAAGATGACAATGTATGAGATCATCAGAATCACAAAACCACTTGTTGTAATGGCCCCGCTGTTAGACACCATCAATAGGTTGATCACATATGTGTCCATGCAAGCAAGTTCCATCAAGGGCTGCAAATCACAGCAGTAGTGATCAATCAAATTGGGTCCACAGAAAGGCAATCTCAAAGCCTGGATAATCTGGGTTATAGAATGGATAAAAGCCCCTATCCATGCAATAGCAATCAAGATGGTGCAGACCTGCTGGCTCATGATGGTTGGGTACCGTAatggcttacagatggccacatagcgatcaaTGGCCATGAGGATGAGCACAAAGATCTCCATGCCACCAAAGAAATGTAGTGCAAAGACTTGAGTCATGCAGTCATTGTAAGATATGATTCTTTTTGCAGAGAGTGAATCCACAATTAGTCTGGGGGCTATGGAGGTTGAAAAGCAGGAATCAGCAAGGgacaaataaaataggaaaaagtacatggggctCCCAAGTGTCCGGCTAGACTTGATGGTCACAAGAATAAGCAAATTTCCTACCATGGTTCCCACATAAAAAATGAAGATGGTTacaaatacaattttctttttcataggaTCTTCGGTCAATCCTAACAGTATGAATTCAGTTACGCTGTGATTTTGCTGCATTATTTCAGGCAAAGTGGAGAAAGCATTGGTTAGAAATAATTAATCTgcaatgaaagaaatattatgaaatgattactcCATTTGGAGATCAAATCCATATGCTTGATCATGGATGTGCTGCTTACAGTGTGTAATCTCTTACTTTCTATGTTGTTTTCCTCTGAATAAAGTGGAAATCATAATATTTATTCACAATTTATTCACCTGATTGTTTATGGAAACAATGaaatatatcaataataaaaGAGTACTTGATTCTTCAGGcataataaacattaatttagGGGATTTTGTGTGGGAGGGTATCTTTCTGAAGTGAATGTCTTTCTTTAGTTTAATATAAAAGAGatagaacaagagaaaaacaatattaAGCAGTGAACATTCAGTCAATTGGTAAAGTTCatcatgaaatttattttaatctgatACCTTAACTGTTTATTTCCTGTTATTTTAACTCTCAATAATTTCTAGTTGTTTAGAGTTCTAAATTCAGCTTCTATCATAAAATTTTGTACTTTTGAAATTATACTATGTTGTCCAAAGTGAAGTTCTTCTCCTCATTCAGTATTTTAATTGGTCTTtcagcatatttttttaagatacaagGAGAGACTGAGACTAAAATATAGGATAAATAGAGAACATGTGACATAAATCAAAGTATTCTTTcaaatttcatgttattttaagcACCAGGGATTTAGAAAATGAGCTAAGGAAGCTCCAAGTCATAGCTGAAACTTTCCAGTAGAATTCTTGGAATCTATGTTTTGAGTGTCCCCTACCCTGACTTCAGTAAGAGAAGATAGAAACAGGAATGggactaatatttatttatgtataccAAAAGTGGAAAAATCCTCATCTGTCCTCATCACATATGTCTTTCATATAGTAGCACAATTAAATGCATAAGTGCCAAGTCATTTAAGTAGATTTACAGCATGTATTACACACAGAAGCATAATTTTCTCAAATACAAATGAATTTCAGAGATCATTCTTTAAGAACAGAGTggatagggtgcctgggtgattcagtcagttaggcattgcactcttgatttccactcaggttatgatctcagggttgtgggattgagtcccattcCAGGCTCCacattgagcgtggagcctgcttaagattctctctctctccacctctctctccacctgtctctccccctttccctttttgggctctttctcttaaaatacataaaaaaaaatctttaaaaaaatgcgaATGAACATGGGCAAAAGAACTGATTTCAAGAGAAACTCTTCTTCTtaatcatattttgaaaatataatcaaattcattcatagaaaaatacattcaaatttaaattccaattatatATCTTTTCACTTATCAATTAACAAAGTGACCTTTTTGATAAATGCCTCTTAACAAACGCTGCTGaaaatgatgtgggaaacaacTGATCCCACACATTTTTGGTAGGAGTTTATGGGGGTGCAATCTTTCGGGGAGTGATATTCAGTATTGATGATATTTCAATGGCACTTAGACTCAGGTCTAGTGTTTCCATTTGGTGCAAGTAATCTCATTCACAGGCACAAAGACAATCACAGCAGTCCTTTCCACGTTGGCAAAAGGTAAGAAACAACTTGAAGCCCATCAGAAAGGAAGCTGAATGAATCAGGGATAGTAGTTTATGCAATTATCAATAACAATGAAGTAGATATgtacataaataattttgaaatatgttgtaAAGTGAGTTTAGGACTGTATGCAGAGGAtggtaatattttctttcacatcaggataatatcacacacacacacggactcaTATCAATTAATTGTATTTATGGTAGAACCAAAATAGCATAATACT is a window from the Ursus arctos isolate Adak ecotype North America unplaced genomic scaffold, UrsArc2.0 scaffold_23, whole genome shotgun sequence genome containing:
- the LOC113246383 gene encoding olfactory receptor 4C11-like is translated as MQQNHSVTEFILLGLTEDPMKKKIVFVTIFIFYVGTMVGNLLILVTIKSSRTLGSPMYFFLFYLSLADSCFSTSIAPRLIVDSLSAKRIISYNDCMTQVFALHFFGGMEIFVLILMAIDRYVAICKPLRYPTIMSQQVCTILIAIAWIGAFIHSITQIIQALRLPFCGPNLIDHYCCDLQPLMELACMDTYVINLLMVSNSGAITTSGFVILMISYIVILHSLRNHSAEGRKKALSTCTSHIIVVILFFGPCIFIYTRPPTTFPMDKMVTVFYTIGTPFLNPFIYTLRNAEVKNAMRMIWHIKITSESKR